A single region of the Planctomycetia bacterium genome encodes:
- a CDS encoding MoxR family ATPase: MLTDTDAFDVERQVVEHLRESRGRIATELGKVIIGQKEVTDQLLISLFAGGHCLITGAPGLAKTLLVRTIARIFALKFQRIQFTPDLMPPDITGTEILEETGDGRRRMQFVPGPIFANVILADEINRTPPKTQAALLEAMQEHQVTAAGVRYPLEEPFFVLATQNPIEMEGTYPLPEAQLDRFMFNVIVDYLPEDDEVTVVRQTTSRQPEAIEALFDGEHVLRFHEVVRKVPIAEEVVRYAVRLAAASRPGQTGTPEFVNQWVNWGAGLRAPQSLVLGAKARALLAGRYHVSPDDIRALAHPTLRHRILLNYRAEADGVSVDGLIDRLLEHVRGPQA; the protein is encoded by the coding sequence GTGCTGACTGATACTGACGCCTTCGACGTGGAACGGCAAGTCGTGGAACACCTGCGCGAGAGTCGCGGGCGCATCGCGACTGAGTTGGGGAAGGTGATCATTGGTCAAAAGGAAGTCACCGACCAACTGCTGATCAGTCTGTTCGCCGGCGGGCATTGCCTGATCACCGGCGCGCCGGGCTTGGCGAAGACGTTGCTGGTGCGGACGATCGCGCGAATCTTCGCGCTCAAGTTCCAGCGGATCCAATTCACTCCGGACTTGATGCCGCCCGATATCACCGGCACGGAGATTTTGGAAGAGACCGGCGACGGCCGCCGGCGGATGCAGTTCGTGCCGGGGCCGATTTTCGCGAACGTAATTTTGGCCGACGAGATCAATCGCACGCCGCCGAAGACGCAGGCGGCGCTGTTGGAAGCCATGCAAGAGCATCAGGTCACGGCGGCCGGCGTGCGGTATCCGCTCGAAGAGCCGTTTTTCGTGCTGGCGACGCAGAACCCGATCGAGATGGAAGGGACATATCCGCTGCCGGAGGCGCAGCTCGATCGGTTCATGTTCAATGTGATCGTCGACTATCTGCCGGAAGACGACGAAGTGACGGTCGTGCGGCAGACGACTTCGCGCCAGCCCGAGGCGATCGAGGCGCTGTTCGACGGTGAGCATGTGTTGCGGTTCCATGAAGTCGTTCGCAAAGTGCCGATCGCCGAAGAAGTGGTGCGGTATGCGGTGCGGTTGGCGGCGGCGTCGCGGCCGGGGCAAACGGGCACGCCGGAATTCGTCAATCAATGGGTCAACTGGGGCGCGGGCTTGCGGGCGCCACAAAGTCTCGTGCTTGGCGCGAAGGCGCGGGCGCTATTGGCGGGGCGCTATCACGTCTCGCCGGACGATATCCGCGCGCTCGCACATCCGACGCTCCGGCATCGCATTCTGCTGAACTACCGCGCGGAGGCCGACGGCGTTTCGGTCGACGGTTTGATTGATCGCTTGCTCGAACATGTGCGAGGGCCCCAGGCGTGA
- a CDS encoding DUF58 domain-containing protein, with amino-acid sequence MSTVARNTAGGSRSSGAASGFIDPATLMRIKSLQMRAQAVVDGFMSGIHRSPYFGFSVEFSEYRQYSPGDDPRYLDWRLYARSDRYYLKRFEDETNLRCYLLVDTSRSMGYSSIAYTKSDYARTAAATIAYFLSTQRDAVGLLTFEDEVVGYLPPRYRPGHLRHVMAALQREPEGRATDLVAPLKQIASTVRKRGLVVMISDLLAPVDVLATHLGYLRSQGHEVILLRVLDPAEMTFEFQTPAMFQDIESQRELYVDPLAAKAGYLERFNAHADALQKICENQGIELVTIRTDRALEMVLFDLLRLRMSRSRRAARRPSGRGGGRG; translated from the coding sequence GTGAGCACCGTCGCACGCAACACGGCCGGCGGGTCGCGCTCCTCGGGGGCGGCGTCCGGGTTTATCGACCCGGCGACGTTGATGCGAATCAAGAGCCTGCAAATGCGGGCGCAGGCGGTGGTCGATGGGTTCATGTCGGGAATTCATCGCAGTCCCTATTTCGGATTCTCGGTCGAATTCAGCGAATACCGGCAATACAGCCCCGGCGACGATCCGCGGTATCTGGATTGGCGGTTGTATGCGCGGTCGGATCGCTATTACTTGAAGCGGTTCGAGGACGAGACGAACCTGCGCTGCTATTTGCTGGTCGATACCAGCCGCTCGATGGGCTATTCGTCGATCGCGTATACAAAGAGCGACTACGCGCGGACGGCCGCGGCGACGATCGCCTATTTTCTGTCCACCCAGCGCGACGCAGTTGGCTTGCTGACGTTCGAGGACGAGGTCGTCGGATATTTGCCGCCAAGGTATCGCCCGGGCCATTTGCGGCACGTCATGGCTGCTTTGCAGCGGGAGCCGGAAGGGCGCGCGACGGATCTGGTCGCGCCGCTCAAGCAGATCGCCTCCACGGTGCGGAAGCGCGGGCTGGTGGTGATGATTTCCGATTTGCTCGCGCCGGTCGACGTGTTGGCCACGCACTTGGGGTATTTGCGCTCGCAGGGGCACGAAGTCATCTTGCTGCGCGTGCTGGATCCCGCGGAAATGACGTTCGAGTTTCAGACGCCGGCGATGTTTCAGGATATTGAATCGCAACGCGAGTTGTACGTGGATCCGCTGGCGGCCAAGGCCGGGTACTTGGAGCGGTTCAATGCGCACGCGGACGCGCTGCAGAAGATTTGCGAGAACCAGGGGATCGAGTTGGTGACGATCCGCACCGATCGCGCTTTGGAAATGGTGCTGTTCGACCTGTTGCGACTGCGGATGAGTCGTTCGCGACGTGCCGCGCGGCGACCCAGCGGGCGCGGGGGAGGTCGCGGATGA